The following proteins come from a genomic window of Populus alba chromosome 12, ASM523922v2, whole genome shotgun sequence:
- the LOC118044345 gene encoding protein REVEILLE 7: MAAASQEQMEGTNLNSFGKACDFSTNGCEQSETDIRLQELYSFGSDNVPKVRKPYTITKQREKWTDEEHQRFLEALKLYGRGWRRIQEHVATKTAVQIRSHAQKYFSKVVRESGGSDESSLKPIEIPPPRPKRKPAHPYPRKPVNVLEGTGASSQLERSPSLNSSVSEKENQSSTSVLSALASDTFGSALSEPCNACSSPTSCTTDMHSISLSPSAKETEHGTSNSSGEEKGNLSLVQMSLSLLENFLSEVKKFDLGSKNTVCDEHDAAEKASSASIKLFGMTVKIVDSQKESPPDAEIVLPVISNENHDNVDADKEKPAPTLQWKQSDTELSLGMANSNQNLWPSPASVFQCTELQGDNANYFATNSSIPWGAYCQGVPFLYLTSYDHTSAQNPMPCVEERFEEKEILNERSCTSSNVFSVGDLENGERNLDVVDSQCGQHFVEGRSSFQKSTRGFVPYKRCLGERDVKSTVIVSEERERQRARVCS; the protein is encoded by the exons ATGGCTGCTGCTTCTCAG GAGCAAATGGAAGGCACGAATCTGAACTCCTTTGGTAAAGCTTGTGATTTCAGTACCAATGGCTGCGAACAATCTGAAACTGATATCCGGCTGCAGGAGCTGTATTCATTCGGGAGTGATAATGTGCCCAAG GTGAGGAAGCCTTACACTATTACAAAACAAAGGGAAAAATGGACAGATGAAGAGCACCAGAGATTCCTGGAAGCTCTAAAGCTGTATGGTCGTGGCTGGCGTCGAATACAAG AGCATGTAGCCACCAAAACTGCTGTTCAAATCCGAAGCCATGCtcaaaaatatttctcaaaG GTGGTCCGAGAGTCTGGTGGTAGCGATGAGAGCTCCCTCAAACCAATTGAGATTCCTCCTCCTCGTCCAAAGAGGAAACCTGCACATCCTTATCCTCGTAAACCAGTCAATGTCCTTGAAGGTACAGGAGCCTCCAGTCAACTGGAAAGATCTCCATCCCTTAATTCATCAGTGTCAGAGAAAGAAAACCAATCTTCCACCTCCGTTTTATCTGCTTTGGCTTCAGATACGTTTGGATCTGCACTTTCAGAGCCGTGTAATGCATGCTCTTCACCTACCTCATGTACCACTGACATGCACTCTATTAGTTTATCACCTAGTGCAAAAGAAACTGAACATGGAACATCAAATTCATCTGGAGAGGAAAAAGGAAATCTGTCATTGGTCCAAATGTCTTTGTCACTCCTGGAGAACTTTTTGTCCGAG GTTAAGAAATTTGACCTGGGTTCCAAGAACACTGTATGTGATGAACATGATGCTGCCGAAAAAGCATCTTCCGCAAGTATAAAGCTTTTTGGAATGACAGTGAAGATAGTAGATTCACAGAAGGAATCTCCTCCAGATGCGGAAATTGTTTTGCCAGTGATATCCAATGAGAATCATGACAATGTTGATGCTGACAAAGAGAAGCCTGCTCCCACACTGCAGTGGAAACAGTCAGACACAGAGTTATCGCTTGGGATGGCAAATAGTAACCAGAATCTGTGGCCATCTCCAGCTTCAGTTTTTCAATGCACAGAACTGCAGGGAGACAATGCAAATTATTTTGCAACCAACTCTTCCATACCTTGGGGGGCCTATTGCCAAGGCGTGCCATTCTTGTACCTCACATCATATGACCATACCTCAGCACAGAATCCTATGCCTTGTGTGGAAGAAAGAtttgaggaaaaagaaattctTAATGAAAGATCTTGTACCAGTTCAAACGTGTTTTCAGTAGGTGATTTGGAGAATGGGGAGAGGAATTTGGATGTTGTTGATTCTCAATGTGGACAACATTTTGTTGAGGGAAGATCCAGCTTCCAGAAGAGCACAAGGGGGTTCGTGCCATATAAAAGATGTTTAGGAGAGAGAGATGTGAAATCAACAGTGATTGTATCAGAAGAGCGAGAGCGACAAAGAGCGCGAGTATGCTCATAG